A single Bacteroidia bacterium DNA region contains:
- a CDS encoding class I SAM-dependent RNA methyltransferase — MNKILITCANRTTPYLAQEIEQLGFSVVSEYPSAVEIQGTFHDTYTLNLHLRTANRVLYWIKDFVAFNAEDLYAKVLEIPWEKYLNPESYLTVDSIVDNPTIINSLYPNVKCKDAIVDRMSQKIGKRPNSGPEPKGAVVFLYWKNNDVSVYLDTSGEVLSKHSYRKYPFQAPLQESLAASIILAAEWDKNTHFINPMTGSGTLAIEAAMMALNKPPGILRNNFAFMHYQEFDKKIWSAIRRKANAAVKKNLDIKIIATDINPDAIQAAQANAAIAGVQQYIQFKVCDFRQTPIPQDKKGIIIFNPEYGMRLGQEENLKNTYQAIGDFLKQKCQGYTGYIFTGNDTLTKYIGLHASKKIPFYNAKIECKLLKYELYEGSKNK; from the coding sequence ATGAATAAAATACTTATTACTTGTGCAAATAGGACTACTCCGTATTTAGCGCAGGAAATAGAGCAGTTAGGTTTTTCTGTAGTATCTGAATATCCTTCCGCGGTTGAAATACAAGGAACTTTTCATGATACTTATACCTTGAATTTACATTTAAGGACAGCCAACAGAGTTTTATACTGGATTAAAGATTTTGTGGCGTTTAACGCAGAAGATTTGTATGCAAAAGTTTTAGAGATACCTTGGGAAAAGTATCTCAATCCCGAAAGCTATCTTACAGTGGATTCTATTGTAGATAATCCTACTATCATTAATTCATTGTATCCAAATGTAAAATGTAAAGATGCGATTGTAGATCGAATGAGTCAAAAGATAGGCAAAAGACCGAATTCAGGTCCTGAACCTAAGGGTGCCGTAGTGTTTTTATATTGGAAGAATAATGATGTGAGCGTATATTTAGATACGTCAGGAGAGGTTTTGTCTAAACATAGCTACAGAAAATATCCTTTTCAAGCACCTTTACAGGAAAGTTTAGCGGCATCTATCATATTAGCAGCAGAGTGGGATAAGAATACCCATTTTATTAACCCCATGACAGGAAGCGGAACATTAGCAATAGAAGCTGCAATGATGGCACTTAACAAACCGCCAGGTATTTTAAGGAACAATTTTGCTTTTATGCACTATCAAGAATTTGATAAAAAAATATGGTCAGCTATACGTAGAAAAGCTAATGCAGCTGTCAAAAAGAACTTAGATATTAAAATTATTGCCACAGATATCAATCCTGATGCTATACAAGCAGCCCAAGCAAATGCAGCTATTGCAGGTGTACAACAATACATTCAATTCAAGGTATGTGATTTCAGACAAACTCCTATTCCCCAAGATAAAAAAGGAATAATTATATTTAACCCTGAATACGGAATGCGGTTAGGACAAGAAGAAAATTTGAAAAACACTTACCAAGCTATTGGAGATTTCTTGAAGCAGAAATGCCAAGGCTATACAGGATATATTTTTACGGGTAATGACACATTAACAAAATACATAGGGCTGCATGCCAGTAAGAAAATTCCTTTTTATAATGCTAAAATTGAATGCAAGCTCTTAAAGTACGAATTATACGAAGGTAGTAAAAATAAGTAA
- a CDS encoding leucine-rich repeat domain-containing protein, producing the protein MKYLLGVVSWWLLWTWLNLYGQSPKELNAPHTDLYEYTSLREALKNPEQVYKLTLRNERLTAFPNEIFQFRNLKYLNLSYNEIKEIPVEIYKLEQLEVLILNHNFIQSIPHTIGMLQNLTELNLIRNAITTLPAEIGLLARLNMLCLDENFIKKVPPEIGNLKNLRYLGLSENEINLLPESIEGLTALEVLTLSNNNIKALPPCIKQMKHIKELYIRQNQIPEFEKKVIKKSLSQTICYL; encoded by the coding sequence ATGAAATACCTACTTGGTGTCGTTAGTTGGTGGCTATTATGGACTTGGTTGAACTTATACGGGCAATCTCCAAAAGAGCTAAACGCCCCTCATACAGATTTGTACGAATATACTTCTTTGCGCGAAGCACTGAAAAATCCTGAACAAGTATATAAGCTTACTTTGAGAAACGAAAGACTAACCGCGTTTCCTAACGAAATTTTTCAGTTTCGTAACCTCAAGTATCTTAACCTAAGCTACAATGAGATTAAAGAAATTCCTGTGGAAATATACAAGCTTGAACAATTAGAAGTCTTAATTCTTAATCACAATTTTATCCAAAGTATACCGCATACAATCGGAATGTTACAAAATTTAACTGAACTTAACTTAATACGCAATGCAATTACTACCCTACCTGCTGAAATTGGTCTACTTGCTCGCTTGAACATGCTTTGTTTAGACGAAAACTTTATCAAAAAGGTCCCCCCTGAAATTGGAAATCTCAAAAACCTTCGCTATTTAGGTTTAAGTGAAAACGAAATTAACTTATTACCTGAAAGTATTGAAGGACTAACAGCGTTAGAAGTCTTAACTTTAAGCAATAACAACATAAAAGCTTTACCGCCTTGTATTAAACAAATGAAGCATATTAAGGAATTGTATATCAGACAAAACCAAATTCCTGAATTTGAAAAAAAAGTCATAAAAAAATCGTTATCTCAAACGATTTGCTATCTTTGA